The following proteins are co-located in the Polyodon spathula isolate WHYD16114869_AA chromosome 33, ASM1765450v1, whole genome shotgun sequence genome:
- the LOC121303534 gene encoding zinc finger protein 501-like translates to MHRRAALFLADRLKPWELGTLSARQSSSPVHIKEEETGLEPVHIKEEETELEPHIEEESIDFLFKNTENISRPKRSHQCSECGKRFSRLGSLKTHQRIHTGEKPYHCTECGKSFRELGVLKKHQRIHTGEKPHHCTKCGKSFNTSGSLKRHQRLHTEEKPYQCFECGESFNESGKLSIHQHIHTGEKPYHCECGKSFTDKGKLKRHQRIHTGEKPYHCVQCGKSFTDKEKLVKHQRIHTGEKPYRCIDCGESFSQSGNLKTHQRIHTGEKPYHCSECGESFNQSGSLKTHQRIHTGEKPYHCSECGKSFTDKGKLKKHQRIHTGEKPYHCSECGESFNESGNLNRHQRIHTGEKPYHCSDCGESFSQLGSLKRHQQIHVGASLPPSQSLTSPPCLFVCVESCLIPCLSLTLQ, encoded by the exons ATGCACCGGCGTGCCGCCCTCTTTCTGGCCGACCGGCTGAAACCCTGGGAACTTGGGACCCTTTCTGCGAGGCAGTCCAGCTCC cctgtccacattaaagaagaagagactggactggagcctgtccacattaaagaagaagagactgaactggagcctcaCATTGAAGAGGAGTCTATTGACTTTTTGTTTaagaatacagaaaatatatCCCGGCCAAAGAGATCACATCAGTGTTCTGaatgtgggaagagattcagccgGTTAGGAagcctgaaaacacaccagcgaattcatactggagagaagccatatcactgtactgaatgtggaaAGAGCTTCCGTGAGTTAGGAGTCCTAAAAAagcaccagcgaattcacactggagagaagccacaCCACTGTACTAAATGTGGGAAAAGCTTCAATACATCAGGAAGtctaaaaagacaccagcgacTTCACACTGAAGAGAAGCCATATCAATGTTTTGAATGTGGGGAGAGCTTCAATGAGTCAGGGAAGCTAAGTATACAccaacacattcacactggagagaagccatatcactgtgaatgtgggaaaagcttcactgacaaaggaaaactaaaaagacatcaacgaattcacactggagagaagccgtatcactgtgtTCAATGTGGGAAAAGCTTCACTGACAAAGAAAAACTAgtaaaacaccagcgaattcacactggagagaagccatatcgcTGTATTGATTGTGGGGAGAGCTTCAGTCAGTCAggaaacctaaaaacacaccagcgaattcatacTGGGGAGAAGCCGTACCACTGTAGTGAATGTGGGGAGAGTTTTAATCAGTCAGGaagcctaaaaacacaccagcgaattcacactggagagaagccatatcactgttctgaatgtgggaaaagcttcactgacaaaggaaaactaaaaaaacaccagcgaattcacactggagagaagccgtaccACTGTAGTGAATGTGGGGAGAGCTTCAATGAGTCAGGAAACCTAAATAGACACCAACGGATTcatactggagagaagccgtatcactgttctgaTTGTGGGGAGAGTTTTAGTCAGTTAGGAagcctaaaaagacaccagcaaattcacgttggagccagcctccctccctctcagtccctcacctctccaccctgcctgtttgtgtgtgtggagagctGTCTGATTCCttgtctctctctcaccctgcagTAA